In Nicotiana tabacum cultivar K326 chromosome 19, ASM71507v2, whole genome shotgun sequence, one DNA window encodes the following:
- the LOC107788813 gene encoding ubiquitin-conjugating enzyme E2-23 kDa, producing the protein MSSPSKRREMDLMKLMMSDYKVEMINDGMQEFYVHFHGPTESPYHGGVWKIRVELPDAYPYKSPSIGFINKIYHPNVDEMSGSVCLDVINQTWSPMFDLVNVFEVFLPQLLLYPNPSDPLNGEAASLMMRDRAAYELRVKEYCQKYAKPEDVGAAPEEKSSDEELSEAEYDSADDAVAGPVDP; encoded by the exons ATGTCTTCTCCAAGCAAACGCCGTGAAATGGACCTAATGAAACT GATGATGAGCGATTACAAAGTAGAGATGATAAACGATGGCATGCAAGAGTTTTATGTGCATTTCCATGGACCTACTGAAA GTCCGTATCACGGCGGTGTGTGGAAAATAAGGGTGGAACTTCCTGATGCTTACCCATATAAATCTCCATCCATTGGTTTTATTAACAAAATCTACCACCCAAATGTTGATGAGAT GTCTGGCTCAGTTTGCTTAGATGTTATCAATCAGACTTGGAGTCCCATGTTTG ATCTGGTAAATGTGTTTGAAGTGTTTCTACCGCAACTTCTCTTGTATCCAAACCCATCAGACCCATTGAATGGAGAGGCTGCTTCCCTAATGATGCGAGACCGGGCTGCATATGAACTAAGAGTTAAAG AATATTGTCAGAAATATGCAAAACCTGAAGATGTAGGAGCTGCCCCTGAGGAGAAGTCAAGTGATGAGGAGTTAAGTGAAGCTGAATATGATTCAGCTGACGATGCAGTTGCTGGCCCTGTTGATCCATGA
- the LOC142173625 gene encoding uncharacterized protein LOC142173625: protein MKSYLETYDLWEVITEDKLIQPLPANPTLAQIKAHSDEKTKKYKAKTIIQNSVADSIFSKIIACETVKEVWETLKQEYQGSERGRQNQILNLKRDFESLRMQDDETIAKSSDRISLIVNKIRLLDEDFKDDRIVEKILVTIPERFESKISFLEESKDLSTISVAELISALQAQEQIRAFRQDKVTEGIFYAKHQKEKVDYPYCKYCKKKTHLEKFCWWRLDALCRNCKQKGHVTKVCKFKDAHAQALIAEEGIQDDLL from the coding sequence ATGAAATCTTATCTTGAAACTTATGATCTATGGGAAGTTATAACGGAAGACAAACTTATACAACCACTTCCTGCAAATCCTACCCTTGCCCAAATCAAAGCTCATTCAGATGAGAAAACCAAAAAATACAAAGCCAAAACTATAATTCAAAATTCAGTTGCAGATTCAATCTTCTCTAAAATCATTGCATGTGAGACAGTAAAAGAAGTTTGGGAAACACTCAAACAGGAGTATCAAGGAAGTGAACGAGGCAGACAAAAtcagattttaaatttgaaaagagatttTGAATCTCTTAGAATGCAAGATGATGAGACCATCGCTAAGTCTTCTGACCGAATTTCTTTAATTGTCAATAAAATCAGGTTACTTGACGAGGATTTCAAAGATGACAGGATAGTTGAAAAAATTCTTGTAACAATTCCTGAGAGATTTGAATCCAAAATTTCCTTTCTGGAAGAGTCTAAAGATCTCTCTACCATTTCTGTTGCAGAATTAATAAGTGCTCTTCAAGCACAAGAGCAAATAAGGGCCTTCAGACAAGACAAAGTTACTGAGGGTATTTTTTATGCGaaacaccaaaaagaaaaagttgATTATCCTTAttgcaaatattgcaaaaagaaaacacacttagaaaaattttgTTGGTGGAGACTTGATGCATTATGTCGTAATTGCAAACAAAAAGGTCATGTTACAAAAGTGTGCAAGTTCAAAGATGCTCATGCACAAGCACTAATAGCAGAAGAAGGAATTCAGGATGACCTTCTTTAG